One window of the Leptospira koniambonensis genome contains the following:
- the rpsT gene encoding 30S ribosomal protein S20 — MANIKSSEKDIRRTKRRNAANSQNRNRLRTQAKKILKALQDGEKDSLKSLFGQYASLLDKAAKTNLIHSKNADRKKSRMALRINQAATA; from the coding sequence TTGGCGAATATTAAATCTTCAGAAAAAGATATCCGTAGAACGAAACGCAGAAATGCGGCGAATTCTCAAAACAGGAATCGCCTTAGGACCCAAGCTAAAAAGATCCTTAAAGCGCTCCAAGACGGAGAAAAAGACTCCTTAAAATCTTTGTTCGGACAATATGCATCTCTTCTGGACAAAGCTGCGAAAACCAACCTGATCCACTCTAAAAATGCTGACCGCAAAAAGAGTCGGATGGCATTGCGTATCAATCAGGCTGCAACCGCATAA
- a CDS encoding DUF692 domain-containing protein, with product MSSIGVGLRKEHYPYLRKGEPVRISWFEAITENYMDTQGRPLEMLESVRKNFPVALHGVSLSILGGTFPDKKYIQRWKELIQRIDPFIVSDHLCWTEQSGNYLHDLLPFPFTKEFLEFAIDRAQQVQELLGRKILLENVSTYLSFPQSEMTEWEFISELSKRSGCGILLDINNIYVNSINHGFSAQEYLNSIPWKNVGQIHLAGHTDTGEFLFDTHSRPVAKEVWDLFSSFAEKIRGIPILLEWDEDIPSFPEMEEEALKAKSILGSLII from the coding sequence ATGTCTTCCATAGGAGTTGGCTTAAGAAAAGAACATTATCCATATCTAAGAAAGGGAGAGCCTGTTCGGATCTCTTGGTTCGAAGCAATCACCGAAAATTATATGGATACCCAAGGTCGTCCCTTGGAAATGTTAGAGTCAGTCCGCAAAAATTTTCCTGTGGCTTTACACGGAGTCTCCTTATCTATTCTGGGCGGTACTTTTCCTGATAAAAAATATATACAAAGATGGAAGGAGCTTATCCAAAGAATAGATCCATTTATAGTTTCTGACCATCTTTGTTGGACAGAACAATCCGGAAATTATCTGCACGATCTTCTTCCTTTTCCATTTACAAAAGAATTTTTAGAATTTGCGATAGATAGAGCTCAACAAGTCCAAGAACTTTTAGGAAGAAAGATCTTATTAGAAAATGTTTCCACATATTTGAGTTTTCCCCAGAGCGAAATGACTGAATGGGAATTTATCTCTGAACTTTCTAAAAGAAGCGGGTGCGGGATTTTATTAGATATTAATAATATATATGTAAATTCCATCAATCATGGATTTTCAGCGCAAGAATATCTAAATTCTATTCCTTGGAAGAATGTGGGCCAGATCCATTTGGCAGGACATACAGATACTGGAGAATTTTTATTCGATACTCACTCTAGGCCGGTTGCCAAAGAAGTTTGGGATCTATTTTCTTCCTTTGCGGAAAAGATCCGAGGGATTCCAATCTTACTCGAATGGGACGAAGACATTCCAAGTTTTCCAGAAATGGAAGAAGAAGCACTCAAAGCAAAATCTATCTTGGGATCTCTAATAATATGA
- a CDS encoding LIC_10450 family protein, which yields MISRQAQDYIIVNSIDEIDPNKLSLAQLGTKYLDRNGNRYAVRFNKESRKAEIIRITLQKASEAEANKPKLGRVNPKATSNPLDLQKLSNLLKSTKHPSADWVENLAEKTKHTKPSSANSEKPAYIPNTPKELDITPSEGPDLSARMNSVQNDIFDLSKVDLNISDAGLSSNVGKEDIPVFIENIEAGSNRETKYIEDSVQQFQKIKDRIESVLNNIRNSKIFEATGDPSENKNIVGNLAREFDIEFFQKLDKILNYHKELTSYPRSITYYIAKYESHRKQALQSKTSDIEKLKLVIRWEMQELLLDLTRKVKKMVLNALNVLNTKNENHLKQVAYNQQQMYKDARSALLYCSEDIGGLLISLQKWADSEG from the coding sequence ATGATATCAAGACAAGCACAAGACTATATCATCGTGAACTCGATTGACGAGATCGATCCTAATAAACTTTCTTTGGCTCAATTAGGAACCAAGTATTTGGATAGGAACGGGAACCGTTATGCCGTTCGTTTTAATAAAGAAAGCAGAAAGGCGGAGATCATTCGTATCACTCTTCAAAAAGCTTCTGAAGCAGAAGCAAATAAACCTAAATTAGGTAGAGTAAATCCTAAGGCTACATCCAATCCTTTAGATTTACAGAAATTATCCAATCTTCTTAAAAGTACAAAACATCCAAGTGCTGACTGGGTAGAAAACCTGGCGGAAAAAACAAAACATACTAAGCCAAGCTCTGCAAATTCAGAAAAACCTGCTTATATTCCTAACACTCCAAAAGAATTAGATATCACTCCTTCTGAAGGTCCAGATCTTTCGGCCAGAATGAATTCTGTCCAAAATGATATATTCGATCTTTCGAAAGTAGATCTGAATATATCAGATGCAGGGCTTTCTTCTAATGTTGGAAAAGAAGATATTCCGGTCTTTATAGAAAATATAGAAGCTGGCTCCAACAGAGAAACAAAATATATCGAAGATAGCGTTCAACAATTCCAGAAGATCAAAGATAGGATCGAATCAGTATTAAATAATATTCGAAATTCTAAAATTTTCGAAGCTACTGGAGATCCATCGGAGAACAAAAACATAGTAGGCAACCTAGCAAGAGAATTCGATATAGAATTCTTCCAAAAGTTGGATAAGATATTAAATTATCATAAAGAGTTAACTTCTTATCCTAGATCCATCACCTATTATATAGCGAAGTACGAATCTCATCGTAAACAGGCGCTGCAGTCCAAAACTTCTGATATCGAAAAATTAAAATTAGTGATCCGCTGGGAAATGCAGGAACTTCTCTTGGACCTGACTAGAAAAGTCAAAAAAATGGTCCTGAACGCCTTAAACGTACTAAATACTAAGAATGAGAACCACCTAAAACAAGTAGCATATAACCAACAACAGATGTATAAGGATGCCAGAAGCGCCTTATTATATTGTTCAGAAGATATAGGTGGACTACTTATCTCCTTGCAAAAATGGGCCGATAGCGAAGGATAG
- a CDS encoding YceI family protein, giving the protein MKTKLYLIPSLLVLLTFGSLQAGNFKLDNAHTGVGFKIKHLTISNVSGSFKDFSGKFSYDEATGTLTDLDVTIKAASIHTNDEKRDGHLKGKDFFNVEDHPSLTFKAKKATVKKGGVAKIQGELTIKGVTKPVTLDVKFAGSAKDPWGNTHLGFEAETKIKRADFDIAWNKPLEKGGLLIGEEVSIRIEGEALPE; this is encoded by the coding sequence GTGAAAACGAAACTTTATCTGATCCCTAGCCTTCTGGTGCTTTTAACTTTCGGCAGTCTTCAAGCTGGAAATTTCAAATTAGATAACGCTCATACTGGCGTTGGCTTCAAGATCAAACACCTTACCATTTCTAACGTATCCGGAAGTTTTAAAGACTTCAGCGGAAAATTCTCTTACGATGAAGCTACTGGCACTCTTACCGACCTAGACGTAACTATCAAAGCAGCTTCTATTCACACTAACGATGAGAAAAGAGACGGACACCTAAAAGGAAAAGATTTCTTCAATGTTGAAGATCATCCTTCTCTTACTTTCAAAGCTAAAAAAGCTACAGTTAAAAAAGGTGGAGTTGCAAAGATCCAAGGAGAATTAACTATCAAAGGAGTGACTAAACCAGTTACTTTAGATGTTAAATTTGCAGGTTCTGCAAAAGACCCGTGGGGAAACACTCACCTAGGTTTCGAAGCAGAAACTAAGATCAAAAGAGCTGATTTTGATATCGCTTGGAACAAACCTTTAGAAAAAGGCGGACTTTTGATCGGAGAAGAAGTTTCTATCCGTATTGAAGGCGAAGCACTTCCAGAATAA
- a CDS encoding DNA-binding domain-containing protein produces MNPEEFRKIFSSVLLGKEEGPLLSDQILPGGKLDTDSAIAVYQNAYSARFTDALGEKYETVWRVLGDDDFFETAKNFIKENPSHSYNLSDYGEKFPDFLKENFPEHPVLAEISDFEYQVFEIFHLPKNEGTNLQNGLPQGEAEDLKISFHSSILFLEYSYPVYDLWKTEDQDKLPEFLNQKKQYLVLGKKGSDLFVSELDEWEWTFGKSLQEGKTILESLEIAGNPPKGLGSISEFLSGMTINGLVIQVNS; encoded by the coding sequence ATGAATCCAGAAGAATTCAGGAAAATTTTTTCAAGTGTACTTTTAGGAAAAGAAGAAGGTCCGCTATTGTCGGATCAGATCCTGCCCGGCGGGAAATTAGATACTGATTCTGCAATTGCAGTCTATCAAAACGCTTATAGTGCAAGGTTTACGGATGCACTTGGAGAAAAATACGAAACAGTTTGGCGAGTCCTAGGAGACGATGACTTTTTTGAAACAGCAAAGAACTTTATTAAGGAGAATCCATCACATTCTTATAACCTATCAGATTATGGAGAAAAATTTCCCGACTTCTTGAAAGAGAATTTTCCAGAGCATCCAGTTTTGGCAGAAATCTCAGACTTTGAGTATCAAGTTTTTGAAATATTCCATCTTCCTAAAAATGAAGGAACCAATTTGCAAAACGGTTTGCCTCAAGGAGAAGCAGAAGATCTAAAGATTAGTTTTCATTCTTCTATTTTATTTTTAGAATATTCTTATCCGGTTTATGATCTTTGGAAAACTGAAGATCAGGATAAACTTCCTGAATTTTTAAATCAAAAAAAACAATATCTCGTCCTGGGAAAAAAAGGATCAGATTTATTCGTATCGGAACTAGATGAATGGGAATGGACTTTTGGTAAAAGTTTGCAGGAAGGAAAAACTATTTTAGAGTCTTTGGAAATTGCGGGAAATCCCCCGAAAGGACTCGGATCCATTTCAGAATTCCTCTCGGGGATGACTATAAACGGTTTAGTAATCCAAGTTAACTCTTGA
- the glmM gene encoding phosphoglucosamine mutase, protein MALNPQKPVFQHPDLMVSVSGIRGIIPTGLSPDVIFHSLMAFGSRLKGNTVVIGRDSRPSGAYIENIAIGIMLAMGKKVIRLGIVPTPTVKAVVAQSGAAGGIMISASHNPVIWNAFKFIGPGGFFTNSEDLEGLLDLVRKEDYKPFQFKPNTDVEDGTDRIQAHIDSVLARVNVSAIKRKKFIVFLDAVNGGGSFVLPELLSRLGCKVILQHCTPDGTFPRPPEPTPDALKQSSRLIKKSKADIGFALDPDADRLVVLSPKKGAISEELTLPLSFMSYLASNSIPKKASITVNLSTSFVNDWVADSVGIPTYRSKVGEANVVAEMIHRKSVFGGEGNGGVIDPAIPSFGRDSLSGVAHILNLLALKGEDAETVIGGLPAVHMRKIAYKIAGQKTEQIYSKFRSAFSEYKEDSRDGLRLVNHDSWIHIRPSNTEPILRLIGEARTKKDLESLLNKAGKIMENS, encoded by the coding sequence ATGGCTCTAAATCCTCAAAAACCGGTCTTCCAACATCCGGATTTGATGGTTTCAGTGTCCGGAATCCGAGGAATTATTCCCACCGGATTAAGTCCCGACGTAATTTTCCATTCACTTATGGCTTTTGGGTCCAGACTCAAAGGAAACACAGTAGTCATCGGAAGAGATTCTCGTCCGAGCGGCGCTTATATAGAAAATATCGCGATCGGGATTATGCTCGCAATGGGCAAAAAAGTCATTCGTTTGGGGATTGTTCCTACACCTACTGTTAAAGCAGTGGTTGCTCAGTCAGGAGCCGCTGGCGGGATCATGATCTCCGCTTCTCATAATCCAGTGATCTGGAATGCGTTTAAGTTTATCGGGCCTGGTGGTTTTTTTACAAACTCAGAAGACTTAGAAGGCCTTTTAGATCTGGTCCGAAAAGAAGATTATAAACCTTTCCAATTCAAACCGAATACAGATGTCGAAGATGGAACCGATAGGATCCAAGCTCATATAGATTCCGTTTTGGCTCGAGTGAATGTATCTGCGATCAAACGTAAAAAGTTCATAGTATTTTTAGATGCAGTCAACGGCGGGGGAAGCTTCGTTTTACCTGAATTGTTAAGTCGCTTGGGTTGTAAGGTCATTTTGCAACATTGTACTCCCGACGGAACATTTCCTCGTCCACCTGAACCTACACCTGATGCACTCAAACAATCTTCTCGTCTGATCAAAAAATCTAAGGCAGATATTGGCTTTGCTTTGGATCCAGATGCAGACAGGCTTGTGGTTTTATCTCCTAAAAAAGGAGCTATTTCAGAAGAATTAACTCTTCCTCTCAGCTTTATGTCCTACCTTGCTTCTAACTCTATTCCTAAGAAAGCATCCATCACCGTGAACCTCTCCACAAGTTTTGTGAATGATTGGGTCGCGGACTCTGTTGGAATTCCGACTTATCGATCTAAGGTGGGAGAAGCAAACGTTGTGGCAGAAATGATACACCGTAAATCTGTTTTTGGCGGAGAAGGAAACGGAGGAGTCATTGATCCGGCGATCCCTTCTTTCGGAAGAGACTCTCTTTCGGGGGTGGCTCATATACTGAATCTGCTTGCCCTAAAGGGGGAAGATGCTGAAACTGTGATAGGTGGTCTTCCTGCGGTCCATATGCGCAAGATTGCCTACAAGATCGCGGGTCAGAAGACGGAGCAGATTTATTCTAAGTTTCGCAGCGCCTTCTCCGAATATAAAGAAGATTCGAGAGACGGATTACGTTTAGTGAATCATGACTCTTGGATACATATTCGACCTTCGAATACCGAGCCGATCCTCCGGTTGATTGGAGAAGCCAGAACCAAAAAGGATCTGGAATCCCTTTTAAATAAAGCCGGAAAGATCATGGAGAATTCATAA
- a CDS encoding DnaJ domain-containing protein: MNARSFDQVKSSLEDVIFELQSGTNDCEWFISSEKLIEILEIRREDYFKLLYTLRGEREYSSKGSQGFTQDNADLLILLLEKVLKIEGLAYEFAKGGVYFDDAYLDEFRAFLKEIVLSKLERHDLDKELLLLLISSTKKFEDAFDSYFDDKFDVQRLVDNGITEFLERKGFSGDYGADVFLRNYFFQILNTKLFPIRQITSEYRDRAYYEIFGRFREEEKEKTKKKKSNFRKKFTSKSFYEDEDAETREHREFLGLSEDYSKAELKNKYKEMIKKYHPDVNKNGLEMTQKIIASYNYLVMKDR, encoded by the coding sequence TTGAACGCCCGTAGTTTCGATCAGGTCAAATCATCCTTAGAAGACGTAATCTTTGAATTACAGTCAGGGACCAACGATTGTGAGTGGTTTATTTCCTCCGAAAAACTGATCGAAATTTTAGAGATCCGACGAGAGGATTATTTTAAACTTCTATATACTCTCCGAGGAGAAAGGGAATATTCTTCCAAAGGTTCCCAAGGATTCACCCAAGATAACGCGGATCTTCTTATTTTATTATTGGAAAAGGTCCTAAAAATCGAAGGCCTCGCCTACGAATTCGCAAAGGGCGGAGTATATTTTGACGACGCTTATTTGGACGAATTCCGTGCCTTCTTGAAAGAGATCGTTCTTTCCAAATTAGAAAGGCATGATCTGGACAAGGAACTTCTACTTTTACTTATATCTTCTACCAAAAAATTCGAAGATGCGTTCGATTCGTACTTCGACGATAAATTCGATGTGCAAAGATTAGTGGATAATGGGATCACCGAATTTCTGGAAAGAAAAGGATTTTCAGGAGATTACGGGGCCGACGTATTCTTGAGGAATTATTTCTTTCAGATCTTAAATACAAAATTATTCCCTATCCGACAAATCACTTCAGAATACAGAGACCGCGCGTATTACGAAATTTTCGGAAGATTTAGAGAAGAAGAGAAAGAAAAGACTAAAAAGAAAAAATCGAACTTCCGCAAAAAATTCACTTCGAAATCGTTTTACGAAGATGAAGATGCGGAAACAAGAGAGCATCGCGAATTTTTAGGTCTCTCCGAAGATTATTCAAAAGCAGAATTAAAAAATAAATACAAAGAGATGATCAAAAAATACCATCCTGACGTAAACAAGAACGGATTGGAAATGACACAAAAGATCATCGCTTCATATAATTATTTAGTAATGAAAGATCGTTAG
- a CDS encoding glycosyltransferase family 2 protein, whose amino-acid sequence MKLSIVIPCYNEKQTIKNILETVKKVPYKDKEIILVDDFSTDGTRELLQTAPFKKLVDQLIFHEKNQGKGAALRTGFKAAKGDIVIVQDADLEYDPFEIPDVIDPIYKGKADVVFGSRFMGGRPHRVVYYWHSLGNLFLTTLSNMFTNINLTDMETCYKAFRREVIQGIDIKENRFGFEPEITAKIAKIPDIRVYEVGISYYGRTYAEGKKIGWKDGFRAIYCILRYNLFS is encoded by the coding sequence ATGAAACTTTCTATTGTAATTCCCTGTTATAACGAAAAACAGACCATCAAAAACATTCTAGAAACCGTAAAGAAGGTCCCATACAAGGATAAAGAGATCATCCTTGTGGACGATTTTTCCACGGACGGAACGAGGGAACTCCTACAAACCGCTCCTTTTAAGAAGTTGGTGGACCAGCTCATATTCCACGAGAAAAACCAGGGAAAAGGCGCTGCACTCCGCACGGGATTCAAAGCTGCCAAAGGTGATATAGTTATCGTACAAGACGCGGACCTTGAATATGATCCGTTTGAAATTCCAGATGTGATCGATCCGATTTACAAAGGAAAAGCAGACGTAGTTTTCGGAAGCAGATTCATGGGTGGAAGACCTCATCGAGTCGTTTACTACTGGCATAGTCTAGGAAATTTATTCCTTACCACTCTTTCCAATATGTTCACGAACATTAATCTGACTGATATGGAAACTTGTTATAAAGCATTCCGTAGAGAAGTAATCCAAGGAATCGATATTAAAGAGAATCGTTTCGGATTCGAACCTGAGATAACTGCAAAAATTGCAAAGATCCCAGACATTCGCGTTTACGAAGTAGGGATCTCTTACTATGGACGCACTTACGCAGAAGGTAAAAAGATAGGTTGGAAAGACGGCTTTAGAGCAATCTACTGTATCCTAAGATACAATTTATTTTCTTAA
- a CDS encoding YHS domain-containing (seleno)protein, with protein sequence MNKSYFLPIVFLLLLDCGSRQLVEPVFKPDGKTAISGYDPVSYFTESKPKEGNPKFSFRWKGADWRFSSQKNLESFKKSPENFAPQYGGYCAYAMRDGEAYETDPKAWKIVSGKLYLNYNEKVHGFWERDVPGNITKADNQWKVLPRKESNP encoded by the coding sequence ATGAACAAGTCGTATTTTTTACCGATCGTATTTTTACTTCTTTTGGACTGCGGAAGTAGACAACTCGTGGAGCCAGTTTTTAAACCTGATGGAAAAACCGCAATCAGCGGTTACGATCCAGTTTCTTATTTTACTGAATCCAAACCTAAAGAAGGAAATCCTAAATTTAGTTTTCGTTGGAAAGGTGCTGACTGGAGATTTTCCTCTCAAAAAAATCTAGAATCATTTAAGAAGTCACCGGAAAACTTTGCACCTCAGTATGGAGGTTATTGTGCTTATGCAATGAGAGATGGTGAAGCTTATGAAACAGATCCTAAGGCTTGGAAAATTGTCTCTGGCAAATTATATCTAAACTATAATGAGAAGGTTCACGGTTTTTGGGAAAGGGATGTTCCAGGAAATATTACAAAAGCGGATAATCAGTGGAAGGTTTTACCTAGAAAGGAATCAAATCCTTAA
- a CDS encoding LA_3751/LA_3752 family putative glycosyltransferase, which yields MKTTGISKGFFLFSAIYFAILILLKPWEALFSDQFLKYHQAYSMFQSGFSTENLIYPSLDLDPTYSYFLWKAPMVFQIGDRMIGQYPIFLTLLIAPFLVLGWVPIVSILMGIFNLISAYILRRFWDLSWFWLAFTFFGTYIFLMGPELSEHPPLLLLELLGLTFFYKTEDKILNKLIGGFVLGLGVWLRLEVLIFFVIFWGSGWIVFGKDWWKKSFWFSVSFSAIVLLLFLFHTLDYQHPIGPRYFQNFNTGEDQGTVLSRAFTILIGTYSMPGLLIYLPILLPLLYFFVKKSKEGKIQASFTHLGISAYVFIILIAFLAPNDGVSNWGPRYVGLALIPFVLVLKEVTEVLGWKLGKSGKNLAFSILVIYSFTMTLAGFVNYQRSSKEIRSIRSIYKDSQASSLLFLDDVLCGSIGPSYFQKRVLCIHNETSAQGMDTIVSFLSKKHPGEKVGFISYSDAVVEYAAKLPESNNILMHKYRMKVLAEAAIRPVWLELFGHAWKEGEVKTKGLWEYREYEIPKEMNGILRK from the coding sequence ATGAAAACAACTGGAATTTCAAAAGGATTCTTTCTATTTAGCGCAATTTATTTCGCGATCCTAATTTTACTAAAACCTTGGGAGGCACTTTTTTCAGATCAGTTTTTGAAATACCACCAAGCGTATTCCATGTTCCAATCCGGTTTCAGCACCGAAAATTTGATCTATCCTTCTTTGGATCTAGATCCGACTTACAGTTATTTTCTTTGGAAAGCACCGATGGTTTTCCAGATCGGAGATAGAATGATCGGTCAATATCCGATCTTTCTCACACTTCTAATTGCTCCATTTTTAGTTTTAGGTTGGGTTCCTATCGTTTCCATTTTGATGGGAATATTCAATCTTATCTCTGCTTATATTTTGAGAAGGTTTTGGGATCTTTCCTGGTTCTGGCTCGCATTTACTTTTTTCGGGACTTATATCTTTTTGATGGGACCCGAACTTTCGGAACATCCTCCTCTTCTTCTTTTAGAATTATTAGGGCTCACTTTCTTTTATAAAACAGAAGATAAAATTTTGAATAAGCTGATCGGAGGTTTTGTTTTAGGACTTGGAGTTTGGTTAAGATTAGAAGTCCTGATCTTTTTTGTGATCTTCTGGGGGAGTGGTTGGATTGTTTTCGGAAAAGATTGGTGGAAAAAATCTTTTTGGTTCTCTGTATCTTTTTCAGCTATAGTACTTCTACTTTTCTTATTTCATACATTGGATTACCAACATCCAATCGGACCTAGATATTTCCAAAATTTTAATACTGGCGAAGACCAAGGGACGGTTCTGTCCAGGGCATTCACAATCCTGATCGGGACTTATTCCATGCCAGGGCTTTTGATCTATTTACCGATACTTCTTCCTCTTCTATATTTTTTTGTGAAAAAATCCAAAGAAGGAAAGATCCAAGCTTCTTTCACTCATTTAGGGATTAGCGCGTATGTATTCATTATACTAATCGCTTTCCTAGCTCCAAACGATGGTGTTTCCAATTGGGGACCAAGATATGTAGGACTCGCATTGATCCCGTTTGTTTTGGTTTTAAAAGAAGTGACTGAAGTTTTGGGATGGAAGCTTGGAAAATCAGGCAAAAACTTAGCATTTTCTATTTTAGTAATTTATTCTTTTACAATGACCTTGGCCGGATTTGTAAATTATCAAAGAAGTTCTAAAGAGATAAGGTCAATCCGTTCTATTTACAAGGATTCTCAAGCGTCTAGTTTATTATTCTTGGATGATGTTCTTTGCGGATCTATCGGACCTTCTTATTTCCAGAAGAGAGTATTATGTATTCATAATGAAACTTCTGCCCAAGGAATGGATACTATAGTATCTTTTCTTTCTAAAAAACATCCTGGTGAGAAGGTGGGATTTATTTCTTATTCGGATGCTGTGGTGGAATACGCTGCAAAACTTCCTGAATCGAATAATATTTTAATGCATAAATATCGCATGAAAGTATTAGCAGAGGCGGCGATCCGTCCTGTTTGGCTGGAATTATTTGGTCATGCTTGGAAAGAGGGGGAAGTGAAAACGAAAGGTCTTTGGGAATATCGAGAATACGAAATTCCCAAAGAGATGAATGGAATATTAAGAAAATAA
- the glmS gene encoding glutamine--fructose-6-phosphate transaminase (isomerizing), which translates to MCGIVGYAGDKNVESVLIVGLIGLEYRGYDSAGIAVLDRGEIQVRKQKGKIKDLENYLKEHPIRGNVGIGHTRWATHGEPNQINAHPHTDSKATVAVVHNGIIENYSELRQELKQKGFVFHSMTDTEVLPNLLAESRKRGLSNKDAFLELFNRVHGKWAIAVVFDNEPGRVYFAQDGAPLLLGRGKEEYYLASDISPLTRNCREVYYINSKEWGYFSKTECKIFGFDGSEKEFEFKAQDIKFEDVDKGGYPHYMIKEIHEQPGIFRRIIQSRIGESGEIEFPESTISREMMSKVNRIIIQAAGTSYYAGMLGKHYLENFAKIQTDTETSSEFRYRNPVVEGDTLIVGISQSGETADTLASLLEAKAKFIKVLSLVNNVNSTIARESDSFIRTDAGPEIGVASTKAFTAQVINLLLFSLYVARLKWIVSDEELKTLIEEIRLLPGKMERILSQAHILERWAADFTKTKDFVFLGRTYNHPVALEGALKLKEVSYIHASGYAGGEFKHGPIALITNEVPVVCIATKSEIYTKMLSNIQEIKARNGIMISIVTEGDKEAKELSDYCFEVPDCPEILSPILNVLPLQLLAYYSAVARGCPPDQPRNLAKSVTVE; encoded by the coding sequence ATGTGTGGAATCGTAGGATACGCTGGCGATAAGAACGTAGAATCCGTACTCATAGTAGGGCTCATCGGTTTGGAGTATCGTGGATACGATTCAGCCGGGATTGCAGTTTTGGATAGAGGAGAGATCCAAGTCCGTAAACAAAAAGGCAAAATTAAGGATCTGGAGAATTACCTAAAGGAACATCCAATCCGAGGTAATGTTGGAATTGGTCATACTCGTTGGGCGACCCACGGTGAACCAAATCAGATCAATGCTCACCCTCATACAGATTCCAAAGCTACTGTTGCAGTAGTTCATAACGGAATTATAGAAAATTATTCAGAACTCAGACAAGAACTCAAACAAAAAGGTTTCGTATTCCATAGTATGACGGATACGGAAGTTCTTCCCAATCTTTTGGCAGAGAGCAGAAAAAGAGGCTTATCCAATAAGGATGCTTTTTTAGAATTATTTAATAGAGTTCATGGGAAATGGGCCATCGCAGTTGTATTCGATAACGAGCCGGGCAGAGTGTATTTTGCACAAGACGGCGCACCTTTACTTTTAGGAAGAGGAAAAGAAGAATACTATCTTGCTTCTGATATTTCTCCTCTAACTAGGAACTGTAGAGAAGTTTATTATATTAACTCAAAAGAATGGGGATACTTTTCAAAAACCGAATGTAAAATTTTCGGATTCGATGGTTCCGAGAAGGAATTTGAATTTAAAGCACAAGATATTAAATTCGAAGACGTAGATAAGGGCGGTTATCCGCATTATATGATCAAGGAGATCCACGAACAACCTGGGATCTTCCGCAGGATCATCCAGTCTCGTATCGGAGAAAGTGGAGAGATCGAATTTCCTGAAAGTACAATTTCCAGAGAGATGATGTCCAAGGTAAACCGTATCATCATCCAAGCAGCAGGAACTAGCTACTATGCAGGAATGCTCGGAAAACATTATCTGGAAAATTTTGCAAAGATCCAAACTGATACCGAAACTTCTTCGGAGTTCCGTTATAGAAACCCTGTGGTAGAAGGTGATACTCTTATCGTAGGAATTTCTCAGTCAGGAGAAACTGCAGATACTCTTGCTTCTCTTTTAGAAGCAAAAGCAAAGTTTATCAAAGTTCTTTCTTTGGTGAATAATGTGAACTCCACAATCGCAAGAGAATCAGATTCATTCATTAGAACTGACGCTGGTCCTGAGATCGGGGTCGCGAGTACAAAGGCATTTACTGCACAGGTAATCAACCTTCTTCTTTTTTCATTATACGTTGCTCGCTTAAAATGGATCGTTTCCGACGAAGAGCTTAAAACTTTAATAGAAGAGATCAGACTTCTTCCAGGCAAAATGGAAAGAATTTTGTCTCAGGCACATATTCTAGAAAGATGGGCCGCAGATTTTACTAAGACCAAAGATTTTGTATTCTTAGGCAGGACTTACAACCATCCAGTCGCTTTGGAAGGCGCTCTGAAATTAAAAGAGGTCTCTTATATTCACGCTTCTGGTTATGCAGGCGGGGAATTCAAACATGGACCGATCGCACTTATCACAAACGAAGTGCCGGTTGTATGTATCGCGACCAAATCCGAAATTTACACCAAAATGCTTTCCAATATCCAGGAAATTAAGGCCAGAAATGGGATCATGATCTCCATCGTAACCGAAGGGGATAAAGAGGCAAAAGAGCTTTCAGACTACTGTTTTGAAGTTCCGGACTGTCCGGAAATTTTAAGTCCGATACTGAATGTTCTTCCTCTCCAACTTCTGGCCTATTATTCTGCCGTGGCTAGGGGTTGTCCTCCGGACCAACCTAGAAACCTAGCAAAGTCCGTCACAGTGGAGTAG